Proteins encoded in a region of the Mycolicibacterium neoaurum genome:
- a CDS encoding phosphatase PAP2 family protein, with amino-acid sequence MTTSQHRMAATSRHRMAAMAAAIVFLVSLGGVLGHWTWMTDADWTVLDPLYRYGSAHPAWVDGWNVLCNVLHPAVFRVLALVWIGYALLRGQYHVALFLTLTVEASALLVLVLKLVIDRPRPDTALVAEMSSSFPSGHALGVAAAVTALLMAGWHQLRRWRTTVVVIGVLSVVAVGVGRVVLNVHHPSDVLAGWALGYLWALAWLPLLRRSEVADETLAASDSDS; translated from the coding sequence GTGACCACTTCTCAGCACCGCATGGCGGCCACTTCTCGACACCGCATGGCGGCCATGGCCGCGGCGATCGTGTTCCTGGTGTCGCTCGGCGGTGTCCTGGGCCACTGGACCTGGATGACGGACGCGGACTGGACGGTGCTGGACCCGCTCTACCGGTATGGATCGGCTCATCCTGCGTGGGTGGACGGCTGGAATGTGCTCTGCAATGTGCTGCATCCGGCCGTGTTCCGAGTGCTCGCGCTGGTCTGGATCGGGTATGCGCTGCTGCGCGGCCAGTACCACGTCGCCCTCTTCCTCACCCTCACCGTCGAGGCATCCGCTCTGCTGGTACTGGTCCTGAAGTTGGTGATCGACAGGCCGCGCCCCGACACCGCGCTCGTCGCCGAGATGTCCTCGTCGTTCCCGTCCGGGCACGCACTGGGTGTCGCTGCCGCGGTGACCGCGCTGCTCATGGCCGGCTGGCATCAGCTGCGGCGTTGGCGCACAACGGTTGTGGTGATCGGTGTGTTGAGCGTGGTCGCAGTCGGTGTCGGCCGGGTGGTGCTCAACGTGCACCACCCCTCCGATGTGTTGGCGGGCTGGGCGTTGGGATACCTGTGGGCGTTGGCGTGGCTGCCGCTGCTCAGACGTTCCGAGGTAGCGGACGAAACACTGGCAGCGAGCGATAGCGATTCTTGA
- a CDS encoding bifunctional phosphatase PAP2/diacylglycerol kinase family protein — MGLGTLDRRIFDAVAESDSPFLDKVMPRLTSAADHSKLWFAIAAALTATGSPSMRRGAARGVLTLAVTSLLTNQGAKRIWKRPRPDHSMVPLLRRSRRMPTSNSLPSGHSASAAAFAVGVGLENRSLGVGLGVLAGLVGLSRVATGAHYPGDVLAGFGIGTAVALAGAAVVPTIVEPPITAGHPRRYQTEARPDGEGVILVVNPNSGSGTGARILEEVRRSLPKAEIVEVGDDEDIAEKLREAADRAEVLAVGGGDGTVSCAAGIALQAGVPLAVFPGGTFNHFAKDIGCDTVAATVEALRTGSAAYVDTIAFNDTDTVVNTASIGAYPKFVRIREKLEKRVGKPVAGVYALFRTLRSDASVRIRYDDKTVQTSLFFLGNSLYSPSGFAPSRRVRMDDGLIDVRILETGPRFATPRILAALATGRLVHSPLYHELRVPEFSFTAVDGPTRIAHDGEVEIVCQEATFKNRYRSLPVFRPLPRNV, encoded by the coding sequence ATGGGACTCGGAACGCTCGACCGCCGCATCTTCGACGCCGTCGCCGAGTCCGACAGTCCCTTCCTGGACAAGGTCATGCCGCGGCTGACCTCGGCGGCCGATCACTCCAAGCTCTGGTTCGCCATCGCCGCAGCGCTGACGGCGACGGGATCACCGTCGATGCGTCGCGGCGCCGCGCGGGGGGTGTTGACGCTCGCGGTCACCAGTCTGCTCACCAATCAGGGCGCCAAACGCATCTGGAAACGGCCCAGGCCCGACCACTCGATGGTGCCGCTGCTCCGCCGCTCGCGCCGGATGCCGACCTCCAACTCGTTGCCCTCCGGGCATTCCGCCAGCGCGGCGGCGTTCGCCGTCGGGGTCGGACTGGAGAACCGGTCACTCGGTGTCGGCCTGGGCGTGCTGGCCGGCCTGGTCGGACTGTCCCGGGTCGCCACCGGTGCGCATTACCCCGGTGACGTCCTTGCCGGTTTCGGTATCGGCACCGCCGTGGCGCTGGCCGGTGCGGCCGTCGTGCCGACGATCGTCGAACCGCCGATCACCGCGGGGCATCCCCGCCGCTACCAGACCGAGGCCCGGCCCGACGGTGAGGGCGTCATCCTTGTCGTGAACCCGAACTCGGGAAGCGGCACCGGAGCGCGCATTCTCGAGGAGGTCCGACGGTCGCTGCCCAAGGCCGAGATCGTCGAGGTGGGCGACGACGAGGATATCGCCGAGAAGCTGCGCGAAGCCGCTGATCGGGCAGAGGTCCTCGCCGTCGGTGGCGGTGACGGCACGGTGTCCTGCGCGGCCGGGATCGCACTGCAGGCCGGGGTGCCACTGGCGGTCTTCCCGGGCGGCACGTTCAACCACTTCGCCAAGGACATCGGGTGCGATACCGTCGCCGCCACCGTCGAGGCGCTGCGCACCGGGTCGGCCGCCTACGTCGACACCATCGCCTTCAACGACACCGACACGGTCGTCAACACCGCCAGCATCGGCGCCTACCCGAAATTCGTCCGAATCCGCGAAAAACTGGAGAAGCGGGTCGGTAAGCCCGTGGCCGGCGTGTACGCCCTGTTCCGCACCCTGCGCAGTGATGCCAGCGTGCGCATCCGCTACGACGACAAGACCGTGCAGACATCATTGTTCTTCCTTGGCAATTCGCTGTACTCCCCCTCCGGCTTCGCCCCCTCGCGGCGGGTCCGGATGGACGACGGACTGATCGATGTCCGCATCCTGGAGACCGGTCCCAGATTCGCCACCCCGCGCATCCTCGCCGCGCTGGCGACCGGCCGCCTGGTGCACAGCCCGCTCTATCATGAACTGCGCGTGCCCGAGTTCAGCTTCACCGCAGTCGACGGGCCCACCCGGATCGCCCACGACGGCGAGGTCGAGATCGTCTGCCAGGAGGCGACCTTCAAGAATCGCTATCGCTCGCTGCCAGTGTTTCGTCCGCTACCTCGGAACGTCTGA
- a CDS encoding L,D-transpeptidase family protein gives MRRLLAMACALWLACAVAPVARAAETPWFVDSVGSATQVISVVGVGPTTAKMDVWERTAAGWEPIGVGIPADIGSAGMAEDISEGSMKTPMGIFSLDFTFGTEPNPGGGLPHVQVGPDHWWDGDEESPTYNTMQVCKRDECPFGIEGTATENLQIPQYAHAVVMGVNKARVPGAGSAFFLHTTGGGPTAGCIAIDDDMMVKIMRWLRPGALIAVSK, from the coding sequence ATGCGCCGACTGCTCGCCATGGCGTGTGCGCTCTGGCTGGCGTGCGCCGTCGCACCCGTAGCTCGTGCCGCCGAGACGCCCTGGTTCGTTGACTCGGTCGGCTCGGCCACCCAGGTGATTTCTGTGGTGGGGGTGGGTCCCACCACCGCCAAGATGGATGTCTGGGAGCGGACCGCGGCGGGCTGGGAACCGATCGGCGTCGGCATCCCCGCCGATATCGGGTCGGCCGGCATGGCCGAGGACATCAGCGAGGGCTCGATGAAGACGCCGATGGGCATCTTCTCGCTCGACTTCACCTTCGGTACCGAGCCCAACCCCGGCGGTGGGCTGCCGCATGTGCAGGTCGGCCCCGATCACTGGTGGGATGGCGATGAAGAGAGCCCCACCTACAACACCATGCAGGTGTGCAAGCGCGACGAATGCCCGTTCGGTATCGAGGGCACCGCTACCGAGAATCTGCAGATACCTCAGTACGCCCATGCCGTGGTGATGGGCGTCAACAAGGCCAGAGTGCCCGGCGCGGGCAGCGCCTTCTTCCTGCACACCACCGGGGGAGGGCCGACCGCGGGCTGCATCGCCATCGACGACGACATGATGGTGAAGATCATGCGCTGGCTGCGGCCCGGTGCGCTGATCGCCGTGTCTAAGTAG
- a CDS encoding nuclear transport factor 2 family protein — protein sequence MSGMADIARDMHDIKQVKYRYLRALDTKHWDDFAATLTEDIDGDYGSNPDGTGTLRFTDRDTLVEYMRTSLGPAIITEHRVDHPEIALDGPDEATGRWYLQDRVIAADFGFMLIGAAFYRDRYRRTANGWKICATGYDRTYEATMSTENLGFHLKPGPALAT from the coding sequence ATGTCGGGCATGGCAGACATCGCACGCGACATGCACGACATCAAGCAGGTCAAGTACCGCTACCTGCGCGCCCTGGATACCAAGCACTGGGACGATTTCGCGGCGACGCTGACGGAGGACATCGACGGCGACTACGGTTCGAATCCCGACGGCACCGGCACACTGCGCTTCACCGACCGCGACACCCTGGTCGAGTACATGCGCACCTCGCTGGGCCCGGCGATCATCACTGAGCACCGCGTCGACCACCCGGAGATCGCCCTGGACGGGCCCGACGAGGCGACCGGCCGGTGGTACCTGCAGGATCGAGTGATCGCGGCGGACTTCGGCTTCATGTTGATCGGTGCCGCGTTCTACCGTGACCGCTACCGCCGCACCGCCAACGGCTGGAAGATCTGCGCCACCGGCTACGACCGTACCTATGAGGCGACGATGTCCACCGAGAACCTGGGCTTCCACCTGAAACCCGGTCCGGCACTGGCTACTTAG
- a CDS encoding Hsp70 family protein, with protein MSDPLGLSIGTTNLVAARVGDQPVTRRAVLTLPTDGAPEIGVPSGRPGQVLSGFVERVGDPVPLVAADGSSYLADDLLVEALEALIGPTGSGQTVIAVPAHWTPATMRVLRAALRANPVLSPGGAPPRLVSDAVTSLTALNANPGLNARGAVVLIDLGGGGTSITLADADAGFEPIDETVRVADFSGDLIDQALLGRVLTDVNDADPAATAAVGQLGVLREQCRQAKERLSGATATEVPVDLPGVRSVVRVTRAELESLLVAPFDLVLSELDNLLQRNRIGWSDISVIATVGGGASIPLVTQKLSEHTRTPVVNTPQPALDAALGAVLRAAYGTDTGAQTGMAPAVGADAPTSLAPASAITHDPSGSSTFRALAWSEDGDAGNEPVPYTGPEDYPSVNPYLADEATHVVSQQDPYVYADEPRGLPRVPMAVFAAVGLISLVALGGVAIALTGTSESPAPTPSTAPVTGVLTPPPAEPAAPAEPPPVTITQAPAPPPESVAPRPEPVAPVVPTTTVTTTPPTTTTTTPTTTTTTTTTTTTTTTTTTTTTPSTTTTTVTTTTAPVTTTTVPPVTTTPAVTTTQPAMTTTYLEIPLLPPIPIQVPNQGVPAGP; from the coding sequence ATGAGCGACCCGTTGGGGTTGTCGATCGGCACGACCAATCTGGTTGCTGCCCGGGTCGGCGACCAACCAGTGACACGGCGCGCGGTGCTGACCCTTCCCACCGACGGCGCGCCGGAGATCGGCGTGCCGTCCGGGCGTCCCGGCCAGGTGCTCTCCGGTTTCGTTGAACGGGTGGGTGATCCGGTGCCACTGGTGGCTGCCGACGGATCGTCCTACCTCGCCGACGATCTCCTGGTGGAGGCCCTGGAAGCGCTGATCGGGCCGACCGGGTCCGGGCAGACGGTGATTGCGGTACCCGCGCACTGGACTCCGGCCACCATGCGGGTCCTGCGTGCGGCACTGCGCGCCAATCCGGTGCTCTCCCCTGGGGGAGCGCCGCCGCGGCTGGTATCCGATGCCGTCACCTCGTTGACCGCACTGAACGCCAACCCGGGTCTGAACGCACGCGGGGCGGTCGTCCTGATCGACCTCGGCGGTGGTGGCACCAGCATCACGCTGGCCGACGCCGACGCCGGATTCGAGCCGATCGATGAAACGGTGCGGGTGGCCGACTTCTCCGGTGACCTGATCGACCAGGCGTTGTTGGGCCGTGTGCTCACCGACGTCAACGACGCGGACCCGGCCGCGACGGCCGCGGTTGGGCAGCTCGGGGTGCTGCGTGAGCAGTGCAGGCAGGCCAAGGAACGGTTGTCGGGGGCGACCGCCACCGAGGTGCCCGTGGACCTTCCTGGTGTCCGCTCGGTGGTGCGGGTGACCAGGGCCGAATTGGAGTCGCTACTGGTCGCGCCCTTCGACCTGGTGCTTTCCGAACTGGACAACCTGTTGCAGCGCAACAGAATCGGGTGGTCGGATATCTCGGTGATCGCCACCGTCGGCGGCGGGGCGAGCATTCCGTTGGTCACCCAGAAACTGTCCGAACACACCAGGACACCGGTGGTCAACACGCCGCAACCCGCCCTCGATGCTGCACTCGGGGCGGTGCTGCGGGCTGCCTACGGCACCGATACCGGCGCGCAGACCGGGATGGCTCCGGCGGTGGGGGCCGATGCGCCGACCAGTCTGGCGCCGGCCTCGGCGATCACCCATGACCCGTCCGGATCGTCGACATTCCGGGCGCTGGCCTGGTCCGAGGACGGCGATGCCGGTAACGAACCGGTGCCCTACACCGGCCCCGAGGACTATCCGAGCGTCAATCCCTACCTCGCCGACGAGGCCACCCACGTGGTGTCGCAGCAGGATCCGTATGTGTACGCCGACGAGCCGCGGGGCCTGCCGCGAGTGCCCATGGCCGTGTTCGCCGCGGTGGGTCTCATTTCCCTGGTCGCGCTCGGTGGGGTGGCGATCGCCTTGACCGGAACATCCGAGAGCCCGGCGCCCACCCCGTCCACGGCTCCGGTGACCGGAGTGTTGACGCCGCCGCCGGCCGAACCCGCCGCGCCGGCCGAGCCGCCGCCCGTCACCATCACCCAGGCGCCCGCGCCGCCACCGGAGTCGGTGGCGCCGCGTCCCGAACCGGTCGCGCCGGTGGTCCCCACGACGACCGTCACCACGACGCCGCCGACCACGACGACGACCACTCCGACGACCACGACAACAACGACAACCACGACGACCACGACGACCACGACGACGACAACCACGACGCCGTCGACCACCACCACGACGGTGACCACGACGACTGCTCCGGTGACGACGACGACTGTTCCGCCGGTCACCACGACGCCTGCGGTGACGACCACTCAACCGGCGATGACCACCACATATCTTGAGATTCCTTTGCTGCCGCCGATACCGATCCAGGTGCCCAATCAGGGGGTTCCGGCCGGGCCGTAG